In the genome of Pseudomonadota bacterium, one region contains:
- the fsa gene encoding fructose-6-phosphate aldolase yields MEFFIDTANLEEIREAMNYGLVDGVTTNPSLVAKEGFDFFTGISEIAALVPGPVSAEVISLRSEEMVAEARKLKALGENIVIKVPMLPEGLKAVKELTALGIKTNVTLIFSPLQALLAAKAGATYVSPFVGRLDDIGTDGMELVRQIAVIYDNYGYLTKIIVASIRHPQHVLAAAELGADVCTIPFKVIMQLAQHPLTDIGVERFLADWRKLEQQRA; encoded by the coding sequence ATGGAATTTTTTATCGATACAGCCAATCTTGAGGAAATTCGGGAGGCCATGAATTATGGCCTGGTTGATGGGGTGACGACCAACCCTTCCCTGGTTGCGAAGGAAGGGTTTGATTTTTTTACCGGGATCAGCGAAATTGCCGCTTTGGTGCCGGGCCCGGTCAGCGCCGAAGTCATTTCCCTGCGTTCTGAAGAGATGGTTGCCGAGGCCCGGAAACTGAAGGCTCTGGGCGAGAATATTGTTATCAAGGTACCGATGCTGCCGGAAGGTTTGAAGGCCGTCAAAGAGCTTACCGCGCTGGGCATTAAAACGAATGTCACGCTGATCTTCTCGCCCCTGCAGGCTTTACTGGCCGCCAAAGCCGGGGCGACTTACGTCAGTCCCTTTGTCGGACGCCTCGATGATATCGGCACGGATGGCATGGAACTGGTTCGTCAGATCGCGGTGATTTATGATAATTACGGTTATCTGACCAAGATCATTGTGGCCAGTATCAGACATCCCCAGCATGTTCTAGCGGCGGCCGAACTGGGCGCCGATGTCTGTACGATCCCTTTTAAGGTGATCATGCAGTTGGCTCAGCACCCCCTGACTGATATCGGAGTTGAGCGGTTTTTGGCGGATTGGCGTAAACTTGAGCAACAACGGGCCTGA
- the ybgF gene encoding tol-pal system protein YbgF encodes MKQQFRPIFAFVLLPVLLFCGCKVPLDDRQAVVEVKNQVASLEKTLAESVMVQQALQKQVEDLQRRFDEARDQLLKQDQRIRVLVEEATEGREQRSSREKLVERAEKVVEPRLESSAALPGGAHERLYEDSLTAYRNGDYETSVKLFAAYLRDFPDSSRAANARYWLGESYYSLAQYAQAISEFKRVQSDFPKSPKVPDALLKIAMSFQAIGGFDAARATYAALIQKYPASSSAAKAKKALANFE; translated from the coding sequence ATGAAACAACAGTTTCGGCCGATATTCGCTTTTGTCCTTCTGCCGGTACTGTTGTTTTGTGGATGCAAGGTGCCGTTGGATGATCGTCAGGCCGTCGTTGAAGTTAAAAATCAAGTGGCGAGTCTGGAAAAGACTCTGGCGGAATCCGTTATGGTGCAGCAAGCGCTGCAAAAACAGGTTGAAGACCTGCAGCGACGTTTCGATGAGGCCAGGGATCAGCTTCTAAAGCAGGATCAAAGAATCAGGGTCCTGGTGGAGGAGGCAACTGAAGGTCGTGAACAGCGAAGCTCTCGGGAAAAACTTGTTGAGCGGGCAGAAAAGGTTGTCGAACCTCGGCTTGAGAGCTCGGCGGCGTTGCCAGGCGGGGCTCATGAGCGGCTCTATGAAGATTCGCTGACCGCATACCGGAATGGTGACTACGAGACTTCGGTTAAGCTTTTCGCTGCCTATCTCAGGGATTTTCCCGATTCTTCCCGTGCCGCTAATGCCAGGTATTGGTTGGGAGAAAGTTATTATTCGCTGGCCCAGTATGCTCAGGCGATCAGTGAATTTAAACGGGTGCAAAGCGATTTTCCGAAGAGTCCCAAGGTTCCGGATGCTCTTCTGAAGATCGCTATGTCATTTCAGGCGATCGGTGGTTTCGACGCGGCCCGGGCGACGTATGCGGCGCTCATACAAAAATATCCCGCCAGCAGCAGTGCCGCAAAGGCGAAAAAAGCTCTTGCCAACTTTGAATAG